A genomic segment from Salvelinus alpinus chromosome 8, SLU_Salpinus.1, whole genome shotgun sequence encodes:
- the LOC139582368 gene encoding uncharacterized protein, giving the protein MPRVPAHLRERTLGMLQGGMRTAEVARARNCYVRTVRCLRQRYRETGQTADRPCSGRPRVTTPALDLYIRTSHLRDRYRMATTTARVTPGMHNPSISAQSVRNRLREAVLRVFRPVVRQVLTRHHRQQRRLWAQTHHCWTRQDCQKPVLWSGIDLEVEGPSWSGAVCHSIIGLSLLSLQAISKLCVTGNSSSSLMWYPSCRL; this is encoded by the exons atgcccagggtccctgctcatctgcgtgaacgtactttaggcatgctgcaaggaggcatgaggactgcagaagtGGCCAGGGCAAGAAATTGCTATGTCCGAACTGTGAGATGCcttagacagcgctacagggagacaggacagacagctgatcgtccttgcagtggtagaccacgtgtaacaacacctgcactggATCTGTACATCCGAacgtcacacctgcgggacaggtacaggatggcaacaacaactgcccgagtaacaccaggaatgcacaatccctcaatcagtgctcagtctgtccgcaataggctgagagaggctgtactgagggtttttaggcctgttgtaaggcaggtcctcaccagacatcacaggcaacaacgtcgcctatgggcacaaacccaccattgctggaccagacaggactgtcaaaa gcctgtactctggagcgggatcgatttggaggtggagggtccgtcatggtctggggcagtgtgtcacagcatcatcggactgagcttgttgtcattgcaggcaatctcaaagctgtgcgttacagggaattcatcctcctccctcatgtggtacccttcctgcaggctc